The following coding sequences are from one Burkholderia stabilis window:
- a CDS encoding DUF1840 domain-containing protein, translated as MLVTFRSSAAPDIVMLRDLAQYLLGLVGKGLDVRGVISTDELPGAIARLEQAIRDDAARESAHAHSTLALHDDTSRPAGGLAQRAWPLLDMMRAADEQGRHVMWGV; from the coding sequence ATGCTGGTGACGTTTCGGTCTTCCGCCGCACCCGATATCGTGATGTTGCGTGATCTGGCGCAGTATCTGCTGGGGCTCGTCGGCAAGGGGCTCGACGTGCGCGGTGTGATTTCCACCGACGAGCTGCCGGGCGCGATCGCGCGGCTCGAACAGGCCATCAGGGACGATGCGGCGAGAGAGAGCGCGCATGCGCATTCGACGCTGGCGTTGCACGACGATACGTCGCGGCCCGCGGGCGGGCTCGCGCAGCGCGCGTGGCCGCTGCTGGACATGATGCGTGCGGCCGACGAACAGGGCCGGCACGTGATGTGGGGCGTGTAG
- a CDS encoding DUF3857 and transglutaminase domain-containing protein, with product MVRFPSRLTGCLLVCAAALGAGTTLADTGNAGDEAPVTLVSDVHEFVIQHDGSLDEHDDSTLRANNANGIDAVAQRYVWFDKNLEKVDLLAAETIDRDGVARPVGADGIRDIQEPRSAGAPTFQDGLLRTVVFPGVEAGWSTRVAFRKTRTKPVNRGYFGYYVEPSREPVDSQRLIFDVPADMPLYADARGYVALPPVTANGRTRYEFDYRHGPYDRIENGAVGYPTYGDRLVVSTLPDYAAFAARYRNAAVDPSAGDPAVVQLAHTLTADAADSRDKARILYDWVQANVRYVGLFLGETAAAPHRVTDILRNRYGDCKDHVALFGALLAAVGIRSEPVLINLGAVYTLPSVPGYGGGAINHAITWLPDLALYADTTTAGIAFGYVPPIVMDRPALLVDTGVLSRTPATQPRARIARLAIDAAQRGDARFHAYIEDDGWTAELERNLFRRAPRDRIEQLATERLRQSGLRGRAQLSTSDRRTTDGPFDVTVSGTLDHFVWPDGTTALPALSSLTGGIATQVESWLAEPVRTQPWGCIGGTFDETGQIALPADVVVTDLPADAAVHDRFVDFTSHYVFDAAARVVQVSRRMKADFGRQVCTPDEFSALRASLERIERDTQAQIVVRAKGR from the coding sequence GTGGTGCGTTTTCCTTCCAGACTGACCGGCTGCCTGCTCGTCTGCGCCGCTGCGCTCGGCGCCGGCACGACCCTGGCCGACACGGGCAACGCCGGCGACGAAGCCCCCGTCACGCTCGTCAGCGATGTGCACGAATTCGTGATCCAGCACGACGGATCGCTCGACGAGCACGACGATTCGACGCTGCGCGCGAACAATGCGAACGGCATCGACGCGGTCGCGCAGCGCTACGTGTGGTTCGACAAGAATCTCGAGAAGGTCGACCTGCTCGCGGCCGAGACGATCGACCGCGACGGCGTCGCGCGGCCGGTCGGCGCGGACGGCATCCGCGACATACAGGAGCCGCGCTCGGCCGGTGCGCCGACGTTCCAGGACGGGCTGTTGCGCACGGTCGTGTTTCCCGGCGTCGAAGCCGGATGGAGCACGCGCGTCGCGTTCCGCAAGACGCGCACGAAGCCCGTTAATCGCGGCTACTTCGGCTACTACGTGGAGCCGTCGCGCGAGCCCGTCGACAGCCAGCGGCTGATCTTCGACGTGCCGGCCGACATGCCGCTGTACGCGGACGCGCGCGGCTACGTCGCGCTGCCGCCGGTGACCGCGAACGGCCGCACGCGTTACGAATTCGACTACCGGCACGGCCCGTACGACCGCATCGAGAACGGCGCGGTCGGCTACCCGACCTACGGCGACCGGCTCGTCGTGTCGACGCTGCCCGATTACGCGGCGTTCGCCGCGCGCTATCGCAACGCCGCCGTCGACCCGAGCGCGGGCGATCCGGCCGTCGTGCAGCTCGCTCATACGCTCACCGCGGACGCCGCCGATTCACGCGACAAGGCGCGCATCCTGTACGACTGGGTGCAGGCGAACGTGCGCTACGTCGGCCTCTTTCTCGGCGAAACGGCCGCCGCGCCGCATCGCGTGACGGACATCCTGCGCAACCGCTACGGCGACTGCAAGGACCATGTCGCGCTGTTCGGCGCGCTGCTCGCGGCGGTCGGCATCCGCAGCGAGCCGGTGCTGATCAATCTGGGCGCCGTCTATACGCTGCCGTCCGTGCCCGGTTACGGCGGCGGCGCGATCAATCATGCGATCACGTGGCTGCCCGACCTCGCGCTCTACGCGGATACGACGACCGCCGGCATCGCGTTCGGCTACGTGCCGCCGATCGTGATGGATCGCCCCGCGCTGCTGGTCGACACCGGCGTGCTGTCGCGCACGCCGGCCACGCAGCCGCGCGCGCGCATTGCGCGGCTCGCGATCGATGCCGCGCAGCGCGGCGACGCGCGCTTTCATGCGTACATCGAGGACGACGGCTGGACGGCCGAACTCGAACGCAACCTGTTTCGTCGCGCGCCGCGCGACCGCATCGAGCAGCTCGCGACCGAACGCCTGCGGCAAAGCGGCCTGCGCGGCCGTGCGCAACTGTCGACCAGCGACCGGCGCACGACCGACGGCCCGTTCGACGTGACGGTATCGGGCACGCTCGATCACTTCGTGTGGCCCGACGGCACGACCGCGTTGCCCGCGCTGTCGAGCCTCACGGGCGGGATCGCGACGCAGGTCGAAAGCTGGCTGGCCGAACCCGTGCGCACGCAGCCGTGGGGCTGTATCGGCGGCACGTTCGACGAGACCGGCCAGATCGCGCTGCCGGCCGATGTCGTCGTGACCGACCTGCCGGCCGATGCGGCCGTGCACGATCGCTTCGTCGATTTCACGTCGCATTACGTGTTCGACGCGGCCGCGCGTGTCGTGCAGGTCTCGCGGCGGATGAAGGCGGATTTCGGCCGACAGGTGTGCACGCCCGACGAATTCTCGGCGCTGCGCGCGTCGCTCGAACGCATCGAGCGCGACACGCAGGCGCAGATCGTCGTGCGGGCGAAAGGGCGTTGA
- a CDS encoding AraC family transcriptional regulator — MTYNPLLLIDRPNLKMSDPVLPPIPDVHDLVSELLLGMRLSGVQYRRIQVARPFGLRFGQAPGRAQFHFVGRGPVLLRDASGETMRLEAGDAILLPHGRMHSLVSDPDAPCREIHGFEAAKICDTVASVAPAGASPAGCATAEPGTGDALIFSACMELDLGGMQPLVGTMPEFMHVGTLLARYPEIRPMLDAMERESCSARAGFAGILARLADVVAAFIVRGWVECGCGDATGWVQALREPKLGRAIVALHRDPGRNWSVAELAAEAGVSRSVFAERFLAATGMTPVRYLTELRMRLAAQWIARDHEAIEAVAYRLGYGSLAAFSRAFKRVVGKPPGAVRADGEVRVDA; from the coding sequence ATGACATACAATCCGCTCTTGTTGATCGATCGTCCGAATCTCAAAATGTCCGATCCCGTTCTTCCCCCCATTCCCGACGTGCACGACCTCGTCAGCGAGCTGCTGCTGGGGATGCGGTTGAGCGGTGTCCAGTACCGCCGCATCCAGGTCGCACGGCCGTTCGGATTGCGCTTTGGCCAGGCGCCGGGCCGTGCGCAGTTCCACTTCGTCGGGCGCGGGCCCGTGCTGCTGCGCGACGCGTCCGGCGAAACGATGCGGCTCGAGGCCGGCGACGCCATCCTGCTGCCGCACGGGCGCATGCATTCGCTGGTGTCCGATCCGGATGCGCCGTGCCGCGAGATCCACGGCTTCGAGGCCGCGAAGATCTGCGATACGGTCGCATCGGTGGCGCCGGCCGGCGCCTCGCCCGCAGGCTGTGCGACGGCGGAGCCGGGCACCGGCGATGCGCTGATCTTCAGCGCGTGCATGGAGCTCGATCTCGGCGGCATGCAGCCGCTGGTCGGCACGATGCCCGAGTTCATGCACGTCGGCACGCTGCTCGCGCGCTACCCGGAAATCCGCCCGATGCTCGACGCGATGGAGCGCGAATCCTGTTCCGCGCGCGCGGGCTTCGCGGGCATCCTCGCGCGGCTCGCGGACGTGGTCGCGGCGTTCATCGTGCGCGGCTGGGTCGAGTGCGGATGCGGCGACGCGACGGGCTGGGTGCAGGCGCTGCGCGAGCCGAAGCTCGGCCGCGCGATCGTCGCGCTGCATCGCGATCCGGGCCGCAACTGGAGCGTCGCGGAGCTGGCCGCCGAGGCGGGCGTATCGCGCTCGGTGTTCGCCGAGCGCTTTCTCGCGGCGACCGGGATGACGCCCGTGCGCTACCTGACCGAGCTGCGGATGCGGCTCGCCGCGCAGTGGATCGCACGCGACCACGAGGCGATCGAAGCCGTCGCGTACCGGCTCGGCTACGGCTCGCTCGCCGCGTTCAGCCGCGCGTTCAAACGCGTGGTCGGCAAGCCGCCGGGCGCCGTGCGCGCGGACGGCGAGGTGCGCGTCGACGCGTAA
- a CDS encoding MFS transporter — MNPGISSAATTAAPREPAWGAVFAMALGVFGLVTAEFLPASLLTPMAESLGVTEGVAGQAVTATATVALVTSLLISAVTRTIDRRRVLLAFSVLLVGANLAVAFAPNLTTLLIGRVVLGVALGGFWTMATATAMRLVPTSMVPRALSIIFSGVAVATIASAPMGSYFGHLIGWRNVFLIAAVLGGVSFVSQLMTLPSMPPSGTTRLRTLIDVLRRPTVGLGMFATILVFTGHFAFFTYLRPFLEQVAGVGVNGLSAILLGYGIANFVGTSLAGRVLEHRLRPMLIAMPALMVVLGIALVALGRAPMIDAVLVALWGMAFGGVPVAWSTWVTRTVPDEAESAGGLIVAAIQLAIATGAAAGGVVFDANGAAGVFVGAAVVLAVAVATIVTGVPKRVGVVPALAE; from the coding sequence ATGAATCCCGGAATCTCCTCGGCCGCCACGACGGCGGCCCCCCGCGAACCGGCCTGGGGCGCGGTATTTGCGATGGCACTCGGCGTCTTCGGGCTCGTCACGGCCGAATTCCTGCCCGCGAGCCTGCTCACGCCGATGGCCGAGAGCCTCGGCGTGACCGAAGGCGTGGCCGGGCAGGCCGTCACGGCCACCGCGACGGTCGCGCTCGTCACGAGCCTGCTGATTTCCGCCGTGACGCGCACGATCGACCGGCGCCGCGTGCTGCTCGCGTTCTCGGTGCTGCTCGTCGGAGCGAATCTGGCGGTCGCGTTCGCGCCCAACCTGACGACGCTGCTGATCGGCCGCGTGGTGCTCGGCGTCGCGCTCGGCGGCTTCTGGACGATGGCGACGGCCACCGCGATGCGGCTCGTGCCGACGTCGATGGTGCCGCGCGCGCTGTCGATCATCTTCAGCGGCGTGGCGGTCGCGACGATCGCGTCCGCGCCGATGGGCAGCTACTTCGGTCACCTGATCGGCTGGCGCAACGTGTTCCTGATCGCGGCCGTGCTCGGCGGCGTTTCGTTCGTGTCGCAACTCATGACGCTGCCGTCGATGCCGCCGAGCGGCACGACGCGGCTGCGCACGCTGATCGACGTGCTGCGCCGGCCGACCGTCGGCCTCGGGATGTTCGCGACGATCCTCGTGTTCACCGGGCATTTCGCGTTCTTCACGTATCTGCGGCCGTTCCTCGAACAGGTCGCGGGCGTCGGCGTGAACGGGTTGTCGGCGATCCTGCTCGGCTACGGCATTGCCAACTTCGTCGGCACGTCGCTTGCGGGCCGCGTGCTCGAACACCGGCTGCGGCCGATGCTGATCGCGATGCCCGCGCTGATGGTCGTGCTCGGCATCGCGCTCGTCGCGCTCGGCCGCGCGCCGATGATCGACGCGGTGCTCGTCGCGTTGTGGGGGATGGCGTTCGGCGGCGTGCCGGTTGCGTGGTCGACGTGGGTCACGCGCACCGTGCCGGATGAGGCCGAAAGCGCGGGCGGGCTGATCGTCGCGGCGATCCAGCTCGCGATCGCGACGGGCGCGGCGGCCGGCGGCGTCGTGTTCGATGCGAACGGCGCGGCCGGCGTGTTCGTGGGCGCGGCCGTCGTGCTGGCCGTCGCGGTCGCGACGATCGTGACCGGCGTGCCGAAGCGGGTCGGCGTGGTGCCCGCGCTGGCGGAATGA
- a CDS encoding helix-turn-helix domain-containing protein, translating to MNASRRDPNAPPHELGRLLRYWRDVRGVSQLDLSLDAGISQRQISFIESGRSVPGRDTLLTLAQTLDVPLRERNALLLAAGYAPVYSEAPWDAQEMQGVIRALERVVRQHDPFPAIVMDRHWNVLMTNDAAPRFFGCFIDMAAREGPRNLLRLMFDPHGMRPFVADWDTVSRSLLQRVHRESVGRVLDDDTRHLLDDLLAFPDAPHDWNTPPAPAAAPAMPVIPIGFVHEGVVLRYFSLVTTVGTPQSAAAQELRMECMFPADDATEARHRRLLDAHAPAR from the coding sequence ATGAACGCCAGCCGCCGCGATCCGAACGCGCCGCCGCACGAACTGGGCCGGTTGTTGCGCTACTGGCGCGACGTGCGCGGCGTGAGCCAGCTCGACCTGTCGCTCGACGCGGGCATCTCGCAACGCCAGATCAGTTTCATCGAAAGCGGGCGCAGCGTGCCGGGCCGCGACACGCTGCTCACGCTCGCGCAGACGCTGGATGTGCCGCTGCGCGAGCGCAACGCGCTGCTGCTCGCGGCCGGGTATGCGCCCGTGTATTCGGAAGCGCCGTGGGACGCGCAGGAGATGCAGGGCGTGATCCGCGCGCTCGAGCGGGTCGTGCGCCAGCACGATCCGTTTCCGGCGATCGTGATGGACCGCCACTGGAACGTGCTGATGACCAACGATGCGGCCCCGCGTTTTTTCGGCTGCTTCATCGACATGGCCGCACGCGAAGGCCCGCGCAACCTGCTGCGCCTGATGTTCGATCCGCACGGCATGCGGCCGTTCGTGGCCGACTGGGACACCGTATCGCGCAGCCTGCTGCAGCGCGTGCATCGCGAATCGGTCGGCCGCGTGCTCGACGACGACACGCGGCACCTGCTCGACGACCTGCTCGCGTTTCCCGATGCGCCGCACGACTGGAACACGCCGCCGGCGCCGGCCGCCGCGCCCGCGATGCCGGTCATCCCGATCGGCTTCGTGCACGAAGGCGTCGTGCTGCGTTATTTCTCGCTGGTCACGACGGTCGGCACACCGCAAAGCGCCGCCGCGCAGGAGTTGCGCATGGAATGCATGTTTCCCGCCGACGACGCGACCGAAGCGCGCCACCGGCGGTTGCTCGACGCGCACGCGCCGGCGCGTTGA
- a CDS encoding carboxymuconolactone decarboxylase family protein, whose translation MSAYPLHTVDSAPAESQPVLRQLQQTFGLIPNIAAAMAASPVLINGFIGLFERVHASSLTEPQIQTLLLTNAVTNASEWPVAFHTALALKQGVSPADVDAIRRGGLPGDAKLAALSATARTLIETRGRIADADRQSFVDAGFSAEQLLEVIAVVAASTITNYVGSVARPALEAPFDAFAWHAHAA comes from the coding sequence ATGTCCGCCTATCCGCTTCATACGGTCGACTCGGCGCCGGCCGAATCGCAGCCCGTACTCCGGCAACTCCAGCAGACCTTCGGCCTGATCCCGAACATCGCGGCGGCGATGGCCGCATCGCCGGTGCTGATCAACGGCTTCATCGGCCTGTTCGAACGCGTGCACGCAAGCAGCCTCACCGAGCCGCAGATCCAGACGCTGCTGCTCACCAACGCGGTCACGAACGCGAGCGAATGGCCGGTCGCATTCCACACCGCGCTCGCGCTGAAACAGGGCGTATCGCCCGCCGACGTCGATGCGATCCGGCGCGGTGGCCTGCCCGGCGACGCGAAACTGGCCGCGCTGTCGGCCACGGCGCGCACGCTGATCGAAACCCGCGGCCGCATCGCCGACGCCGACCGGCAATCGTTCGTCGACGCCGGATTCAGTGCCGAGCAGTTGCTCGAAGTGATTGCGGTAGTCGCCGCATCGACGATCACGAACTACGTCGGCAGCGTCGCGCGGCCGGCGCTCGAAGCGCCGTTCGACGCATTCGCGTGGCATGCGCACGCCGCGTGA
- a CDS encoding isocitrate lyase/PEP mutase family protein, with translation MGSNEKGAYFRSLHRAGQPLALFNVWDAGSARTAADAGAVALATGSWSVAAANGFVDGEQMPRALMMEVLERITRATDLPVTVDLESGYGERPEDVAETIALSIQAGAIGCNLEDSFPATGELRDAEGAATRVAAARQAADRAGADYFINARTDVFFKAAADTHDERLLDATLARARAYAAAGANGLFVPGLRSPALIRALTAASPLPVNVMRVSETPTLAELAEYGVARISHGPYPYLQAMKALATLVKQGG, from the coding sequence ATGGGCAGCAATGAGAAAGGCGCGTATTTCCGTTCGCTTCACCGCGCGGGCCAGCCGCTGGCGCTGTTCAACGTGTGGGATGCCGGCAGCGCGCGCACGGCGGCCGACGCGGGCGCCGTCGCGCTGGCCACCGGCAGCTGGTCGGTGGCGGCAGCCAACGGTTTCGTCGACGGCGAGCAGATGCCGCGGGCGCTGATGATGGAAGTGCTCGAACGGATCACGCGTGCAACCGACCTGCCGGTCACCGTCGATCTCGAAAGCGGATACGGCGAGCGGCCGGAAGATGTCGCCGAGACGATCGCGCTCAGCATCCAGGCCGGCGCGATCGGCTGCAATCTCGAGGACAGCTTTCCGGCAACGGGCGAACTGCGCGACGCCGAAGGAGCTGCGACCCGCGTCGCGGCGGCACGGCAGGCGGCCGATCGCGCGGGCGCCGACTATTTCATCAATGCGCGCACCGACGTGTTCTTCAAGGCCGCGGCCGACACGCACGACGAACGGCTGCTCGACGCAACGCTGGCGCGCGCACGTGCGTACGCAGCGGCCGGTGCGAACGGCTTGTTCGTGCCTGGCCTTCGTTCGCCGGCGCTCATTCGCGCGCTGACGGCCGCGTCGCCGCTGCCGGTGAACGTGATGCGCGTGTCGGAAACGCCGACGCTCGCCGAACTCGCGGAATACGGCGTGGCCCGCATCAGCCACGGGCCGTATCCGTATCTGCAGGCGATGAAGGCGCTTGCGACGCTGGTCAAGCAAGGCGGCTAG
- a CDS encoding saccharopine dehydrogenase family protein, with the protein MNDRMTVAVYGATGHTGRFVLAELARRGLGAIRIGRDAARLAEGGGDAGSSRVAAIDDPAALDAALHGADAVINCAGPYLDTALPLADAALRAGIPYLDLTAEQPSVLALAERTDARARAAGVTIVPAAAFYGGLADLLVTAVADRNQPIDRVDIATGLDSWHPTRGTRVTGERNHAVRLIQKDGNPTPVPSTALERTWPFAPPIGSVGVTLLPFSEVMTLSRHLRIDTIESWLATLALRDVRDAATPAPEPADALGRSAQQFAMDAIVVQGGTTHRVTASGRDIYAVSAPIIVEAAVRLMTGNAVVSGGVRSLGELFDARDFLAALDTVAVSFGTTNDPVFTRRDKHGQQ; encoded by the coding sequence ATGAATGATCGGATGACGGTTGCAGTCTATGGCGCCACGGGTCACACCGGGCGGTTCGTCCTCGCCGAACTGGCACGGCGCGGGCTCGGCGCGATCCGCATCGGGCGCGATGCGGCGCGGCTCGCGGAAGGTGGCGGCGACGCCGGTTCGTCACGCGTCGCGGCGATCGACGATCCGGCCGCGCTCGATGCCGCACTGCACGGCGCGGATGCCGTGATCAACTGCGCGGGGCCGTACCTCGATACCGCGCTGCCGCTCGCCGATGCCGCGTTGCGAGCCGGCATCCCCTACCTCGACCTGACGGCCGAACAGCCTTCGGTGCTGGCGCTGGCCGAACGAACCGACGCCCGTGCGCGCGCCGCCGGCGTGACCATCGTGCCCGCCGCGGCGTTCTACGGCGGCCTGGCCGACCTGCTCGTCACGGCCGTCGCCGACAGGAACCAGCCGATCGACCGCGTCGACATCGCGACCGGGCTCGACAGCTGGCATCCGACGCGCGGCACGCGCGTGACCGGCGAACGCAATCACGCGGTGCGGCTCATCCAGAAGGATGGCAACCCGACACCGGTTCCTTCAACGGCACTCGAACGCACGTGGCCGTTCGCGCCGCCGATCGGCAGCGTCGGCGTAACGCTGCTGCCGTTTTCGGAAGTGATGACACTGTCGCGTCATCTGCGCATCGATACGATCGAATCGTGGCTCGCGACGCTGGCGCTGCGCGACGTGCGCGATGCCGCCACGCCGGCGCCCGAGCCGGCCGACGCGCTCGGCCGCTCGGCACAGCAGTTCGCGATGGACGCGATCGTCGTGCAGGGCGGCACGACGCACCGCGTCACCGCATCGGGACGCGACATCTACGCGGTGAGCGCGCCGATCATCGTCGAAGCGGCCGTGCGCCTGATGACCGGCAATGCCGTCGTGTCAGGCGGCGTACGCAGCCTCGGCGAATTGTTCGATGCGCGCGATTTCCTCGCGGCGCTCGATACGGTGGCAGTATCGTTCGGCACGACCAACGACCCGGTTTTCACAAGGAGAGACAAGCATGGGCAGCAATGA
- a CDS encoding TetR/AcrR family transcriptional regulator has protein sequence MKKGTDTQAGAPDTRERILQTASALFYREGTRAVGVDLIVAQAGVAKTSLYRHFATKDDLIEAFLLREDADFWAHWDVVAQQYKRTPREELDAQLQWIGERIARPGYRGCPQINIAAEYADDNHPARKVAVAHKQELRRRLTELAGAMRVDEPETFALRLATVIDGALSSGRALHEHGPVHFLQEIAQLLLPKKGRK, from the coding sequence ATGAAAAAAGGAACGGATACACAGGCGGGCGCGCCCGATACGCGCGAACGCATTCTGCAAACGGCCAGCGCGCTGTTCTACCGGGAAGGCACGCGGGCGGTGGGCGTAGACCTGATCGTCGCGCAGGCGGGCGTCGCGAAGACGAGCCTCTATCGGCACTTCGCGACGAAGGACGACCTGATCGAGGCGTTCCTGCTGCGCGAGGACGCGGATTTCTGGGCGCACTGGGATGTCGTGGCGCAGCAGTACAAGCGCACGCCGCGCGAGGAGCTGGACGCGCAGCTTCAATGGATCGGCGAGCGCATCGCGCGCCCCGGCTATCGCGGCTGCCCGCAGATCAACATCGCCGCCGAATATGCGGACGACAACCATCCGGCGCGCAAAGTCGCCGTCGCGCACAAGCAGGAACTGCGGCGCCGGCTGACGGAGCTGGCGGGCGCGATGCGGGTCGACGAGCCGGAAACCTTCGCGCTGCGGCTCGCGACGGTCATCGACGGCGCGCTCAGCAGCGGGCGCGCGCTGCACGAGCATGGGCCCGTGCATTTCCTGCAGGAAATCGCGCAATTGCTGCTGCCGAAGAAGGGCAGGAAGTAA
- a CDS encoding MarR family winged helix-turn-helix transcriptional regulator — protein sequence MARKEKLPFETTLMVRDCCLCLHMQRAARNLARIFDDALRPLDLTNGQFSLLMSLNRPQPAPMKSVASLLAMDRTTLTAALKPLERRGLVTIVQDPDDGRSRLLELTQAGHDLLAEAFPLWQQTHADIERPFAPGEVDLLRDQLRTLSVDPAARD from the coding sequence ATGGCACGCAAAGAAAAGCTCCCTTTCGAAACGACGCTGATGGTGCGCGACTGCTGCCTGTGCCTGCACATGCAGCGCGCGGCGCGCAATCTCGCGCGCATCTTCGACGATGCGCTGCGCCCGCTGGATCTCACCAACGGCCAGTTTTCGCTGCTGATGTCGCTGAACCGGCCGCAACCGGCCCCGATGAAATCGGTGGCGTCGCTGCTCGCGATGGATCGCACCACGCTGACGGCCGCGCTCAAGCCGCTCGAGCGGCGCGGCCTCGTCACGATCGTGCAGGACCCGGACGACGGCCGCAGCCGCCTGCTCGAACTGACCCAGGCCGGCCACGACCTGCTCGCCGAAGCGTTTCCGCTGTGGCAGCAGACGCATGCCGACATCGAACGGCCCTTCGCGCCGGGGGAAGTCGATCTGTTGCGCGATCAGCTGCGCACGCTGTCGGTCGATCCGGCAGCACGCGACTGA
- a CDS encoding glutathione S-transferase family protein — translation MKLYGFAGTRSQRALWGLKELDADFEFVSVNLLQGEHKRPEFLRLNPAGKVPVLVDGDLVIPESAAIVLYLADKYPEKALLPVDPALRAEAYRWVMFAVTELEQPLWRITRHTFLYPPEKRSPADIELAREDFTTMAAILDKHLEGREFIVGDSLTVADCVTVYLIDWASECHLIEPFPQLRAYLERLYARPKAPQRIADARKAA, via the coding sequence ATGAAGCTTTACGGATTCGCTGGCACCCGCTCGCAACGCGCGTTGTGGGGGCTGAAGGAACTGGATGCGGATTTCGAGTTCGTGTCGGTCAACCTGCTCCAGGGCGAGCACAAGCGGCCCGAATTCCTGCGCCTCAATCCGGCCGGCAAGGTGCCCGTGCTGGTGGACGGCGACCTCGTGATTCCCGAGTCGGCCGCGATCGTGCTGTATCTCGCGGACAAGTACCCGGAGAAGGCGCTGCTGCCCGTCGATCCGGCGCTGCGCGCCGAGGCCTATCGGTGGGTCATGTTCGCGGTGACGGAGCTCGAGCAGCCGTTGTGGCGGATTACGCGGCACACGTTCCTCTATCCGCCCGAGAAGCGTTCGCCGGCCGATATCGAGCTGGCGCGCGAGGATTTCACGACGATGGCCGCGATTCTCGACAAGCATCTCGAAGGGCGCGAATTCATCGTCGGCGATTCGCTGACGGTGGCCGATTGCGTGACGGTCTACCTGATCGACTGGGCGAGCGAATGCCACCTGATCGAACCGTTCCCGCAACTGCGCGCGTATCTCGAACGGCTGTATGCGCGGCCGAAGGCGCCGCAGCGGATCGCGGATGCGAGGAAGGCGGCGTGA
- a CDS encoding HAD family hydrolase, translating to MRLAKVSALSFDLDDTLWPFGPSVERAEAALRAWLIEHAPNTASVLPEQQALSDLREEYERLRPDLASDYRALRLGSIRLALARANEDVTLTERAYEVFYAARNRVEFYEDTLPALAWLSARFPLIAVTNGNADLRLTGGGEFFRATLSAQAFGTAKPEPGIFHAAAKALDVQPAELLHVGDDYHLDIVGALNAGLQAAWVVRDTHPEVERGVPAATPHLTLRDLSMLCRALGGPVGVS from the coding sequence ATGCGTCTTGCCAAAGTATCCGCCCTCTCGTTCGACCTGGACGACACCCTGTGGCCATTCGGGCCTTCCGTCGAACGGGCCGAAGCAGCGCTTCGCGCGTGGCTGATCGAGCACGCGCCCAATACCGCGAGCGTGCTGCCCGAACAACAGGCGCTGAGCGATCTGCGTGAGGAATACGAACGTTTGCGACCGGACCTCGCCAGTGACTATCGCGCGCTGCGGCTCGGATCGATCCGGCTTGCGCTGGCGCGCGCGAACGAGGACGTCACGCTGACCGAACGCGCATACGAAGTCTTCTATGCCGCGAGGAACAGGGTCGAGTTCTATGAAGATACGTTGCCGGCGCTGGCGTGGCTGAGCGCCCGGTTCCCGTTGATCGCGGTGACCAACGGCAATGCCGACCTCCGGCTGACCGGGGGCGGCGAATTCTTTCGTGCAACGCTCAGTGCGCAGGCGTTCGGGACGGCCAAGCCGGAACCCGGAATATTCCACGCGGCGGCGAAGGCGCTCGACGTGCAGCCGGCGGAACTGCTGCACGTCGGGGACGATTACCACCTCGATATCGTCGGCGCGTTGAACGCGGGGCTTCAGGCGGCGTGGGTGGTGCGCGACACGCATCCGGAAGTGGAGCGCGGCGTGCCTGCCGCGACGCCGCATCTCACGCTGCGCGATCTGTCGATGCTGTGTCGCGCGCTTGGCGGGCCGGTCGGGGTGTCGTGA